In the genome of Mycoplasmopsis pulmonis, one region contains:
- a CDS encoding AlbA family DNA-binding domain-containing protein has product MELKGEDSNVEYKLFFSKDANKWLKTIVAFLNSGKGGKIYFGVDDKGNEKGLQYYAWEKRKTSNLNIDKIHFCDIANIEKCVDKTLIYIASKIKLMINPWLSNLYFSVKIHKKNPYIILIKIYPTKEIVYELKNTLGSESLVYERIGSQSILLRPKEIAILKNYRKNEIDFQLIPSQVDNLNFMQLREILKAHYHDYDKNPKFWKKFKEQKLTILKQKYLNYEAFLLSDENTTKIKINNFSKTETDAIPFGQSIIKNKCIFYYIFFLAKHLLFFTKDKIKDDLLLEIIYNIIIHNDYYHFGNNGPIIEIFDDHIQFLSYQKNALEKIQKRQSISWKYPNIVELFSYLNYQKRGNGISNIKKWYGEESISLDEISYLYIIYFKK; this is encoded by the coding sequence ATGGAACTAAAAGGTGAAGATTCTAATGTTGAGTACAAATTATTTTTTTCAAAAGATGCTAATAAATGATTAAAAACAATTGTTGCTTTTTTAAATTCAGGTAAGGGCGGAAAAATCTATTTTGGAGTAGATGATAAAGGCAATGAAAAGGGCCTTCAATACTATGCATGAGAAAAGAGAAAAACATCAAATTTAAATATTGATAAAATTCATTTTTGTGACATTGCTAACATTGAAAAATGTGTTGATAAAACCCTAATTTATATTGCAAGCAAAATTAAATTAATGATTAATCCGTGATTGAGTAATTTGTATTTTTCAGTAAAAATACACAAGAAAAATCCTTACATAATTCTTATCAAAATATACCCTACTAAAGAAATAGTTTATGAACTTAAAAATACTTTAGGAAGTGAAAGTCTTGTCTATGAAAGAATTGGATCACAAAGCATATTATTAAGACCCAAAGAAATAGCTATTTTAAAAAACTATCGCAAAAATGAAATTGATTTTCAACTCATTCCTAGTCAAGTTGATAATTTGAATTTTATGCAGCTAAGAGAAATTTTAAAAGCTCACTATCATGACTATGATAAAAATCCAAAATTTTGAAAAAAATTCAAAGAGCAAAAGCTAACTATTTTAAAACAAAAATATCTTAATTATGAAGCCTTTTTACTCTCAGATGAAAACACTACAAAAATCAAAATTAATAACTTTTCAAAAACAGAAACTGATGCCATTCCTTTTGGTCAAAGTATAATCAAAAATAAGTGCATTTTTTATTACATCTTTTTTCTAGCAAAGCATCTTTTATTTTTTACAAAGGATAAAATCAAAGATGATTTATTACTTGAAATTATTTACAACATAATTATTCATAATGATTATTATCACTTTGGAAATAATGGTCCAATAATTGAAATTTTTGATGATCATATTCAGTTTCTTTCATATCAAAAAAACGCATTAGAAAAAATTCAAAAAAGACAATCAATTAGTTGAAAATATCCAAACATAGTTGAGCTTTTTTCATATCTAAATTATCAAAAAAGAGGAAATGGAATTTCAAATATAAAAAAGTGATATGGAGAAGAGTCCATATCACTTGATGAAATTTCATATCTTTACATAATTTACTTTAAAAAGTAA
- a CDS encoding thermonuclease family protein, translating to MLKRRKIKNKWIFMLFLISSFFLIPFGLLSCKATSAQKTYTTKIVKVYDGDTFYSTNKTYRVFGIDTPELSNEKTAKIVSPIENHYGSLARSFVEKKILGQNVEVQEIKLDKYKRIVSKIFVNGQDLAKMLISEGLAKVAYISTDKKSLFYTKDSSYYHELVKLQSSSQKAKKGFWKKTKWKWINLDKKI from the coding sequence ATGCTAAAAAGAAGAAAAATAAAAAATAAATGAATTTTTATGTTATTTTTAATAAGCAGTTTTTTTCTAATTCCTTTTGGCCTACTTAGTTGTAAAGCAACATCGGCTCAAAAAACTTACACTACAAAAATTGTTAAAGTCTATGATGGAGACACTTTTTATAGTACTAACAAAACTTATCGAGTTTTTGGAATAGACACACCCGAGCTTTCTAATGAAAAAACAGCTAAAATTGTCTCACCAATCGAAAATCACTATGGAAGTCTTGCTCGAAGTTTTGTTGAGAAAAAAATTCTTGGCCAAAATGTAGAAGTTCAAGAAATAAAGCTAGATAAATACAAAAGAATTGTTTCAAAAATTTTTGTAAATGGTCAAGATCTTGCCAAAATGCTCATAAGTGAAGGATTAGCAAAAGTAGCCTATATTTCAACTGATAAAAAGAGCCTTTTTTATACAAAAGATAGCTCTTATTATCATGAATTGGTCAAGCTTCAAAGCTCAAGTCAAAAAGCCAAAAAGGGGTTTTGGAAAAAAACTAAATGAAAATGAATTAATCTGGATAAAAAGATTTAA
- a CDS encoding fructose-specific PTS transporter subunit EIIC, whose product MQISYFLKNKNFIYFNKEFKDKNQALKFFSNQLLTQGYAHEEKKVFDLFVQRENELSTGIGDSIALPHIRSDVMKKSTLMFAKVKDLNWDSLDGKNVKYIFVIAMSKDEGQNSHLEVIAQLSKLLLNKDFINNLNSINEAEKFISLVDKFENQLLQDEAKNDVIQKSNEDYEIVAVASCPTGIAHTYLAAQRLVETAKDMKVKIKVETQGAQGSKNVLSSRDIEKAKGVILAIDREIEKQRFFNSENVIETSTREAIHNPKNLIEKSRNLQGKKIKASQPISQEDTQGGYTFDNFFKRMYRSLMSGISYMLPFVVFGGIIISIGFLIDTIYGATSGISSDPKFLANFGSNHIVAKWFNRLGGIAFSIMVAILAAYITYSLVGRQGLLPGFVIGFISSGRLKDTYSFLTDSLTNNYGLSPDKVLETGSGFVGAILGGFFAATMLILMSKYIFSKLPKNLYGIRDILFIPILGTLTIAFVFWVLNIVFIYINYGLTILLLIIETRREIIWLLGLILGIMMAVDLGGPINKAAYVFGTLTLAQMQGKGTIAMASVMIAGMTPPLGISVSMFLHKKLWSKQDIEAGKISNILFGLSFISEGAIPYTSRNTKVMIPSNIIGSAVASLLSASLGVSIAAPHGGIFVFFLARSSLFESQGLSIAFGILFLIGSIIIGSFVSAFSIYFLTKFYQKRQAKKESLKTK is encoded by the coding sequence ATGCAAATAAGTTATTTTTTAAAAAACAAAAATTTCATTTATTTTAATAAAGAATTTAAAGACAAAAATCAAGCTTTAAAATTTTTTTCAAACCAACTTTTAACTCAAGGATATGCCCATGAAGAGAAAAAAGTTTTTGATCTTTTTGTCCAGCGTGAAAACGAGCTCTCCACTGGTATTGGTGATTCAATAGCACTGCCTCACATTAGAAGTGATGTAATGAAAAAAAGCACACTCATGTTTGCAAAAGTTAAGGATCTAAATTGAGACTCACTTGATGGCAAAAATGTTAAATATATTTTTGTAATTGCCATGTCAAAAGATGAAGGTCAAAATTCTCATCTTGAAGTAATTGCACAACTATCAAAACTTTTGTTAAACAAAGATTTTATTAATAATTTAAATAGTATTAATGAAGCTGAAAAATTCATTTCTTTAGTTGATAAATTTGAAAATCAATTACTTCAAGATGAAGCAAAAAATGACGTTATTCAAAAAAGCAATGAGGACTATGAAATTGTTGCTGTTGCTTCTTGTCCAACTGGAATAGCTCATACTTATTTAGCAGCTCAAAGATTAGTTGAAACTGCAAAAGATATGAAAGTTAAAATTAAGGTTGAAACTCAAGGAGCTCAAGGAAGTAAAAATGTTCTTAGTTCAAGAGATATTGAAAAAGCTAAAGGTGTGATTTTAGCCATCGATAGAGAAATTGAAAAGCAACGATTTTTTAATTCTGAAAATGTTATAGAAACTTCAACAAGAGAAGCCATTCATAATCCTAAAAATTTAATTGAAAAATCTAGAAATTTACAAGGAAAAAAAATCAAAGCTTCTCAACCAATTTCACAAGAAGATACTCAAGGTGGATATACTTTTGATAATTTTTTCAAAAGAATGTATAGATCACTTATGAGTGGAATTTCATACATGCTTCCTTTTGTTGTTTTTGGTGGAATCATCATTTCAATTGGATTTTTAATTGACACAATTTATGGAGCTACAAGTGGAATTTCTTCTGATCCAAAATTTTTAGCAAATTTTGGATCAAATCACATAGTCGCTAAGTGATTTAATAGATTAGGTGGAATTGCCTTTAGTATTATGGTAGCAATTTTAGCCGCCTATATTACTTATTCATTAGTGGGCCGTCAAGGACTCTTGCCTGGTTTTGTAATTGGTTTTATTTCATCAGGAAGATTAAAAGATACTTATAGTTTTTTAACTGACTCATTAACAAATAACTATGGTCTAAGCCCAGATAAAGTCTTAGAAACAGGATCGGGATTTGTTGGAGCAATATTAGGTGGTTTTTTTGCGGCTACCATGTTAATTTTGATGTCAAAATATATTTTTTCAAAACTACCAAAAAACTTGTATGGAATTAGAGATATTTTGTTTATTCCTATTTTAGGAACTTTGACAATAGCTTTTGTTTTTTGAGTTTTGAATATTGTATTTATTTACATTAATTATGGTCTTACAATACTTCTTCTTATCATAGAAACAAGAAGAGAAATCATTTGACTTCTTGGATTAATTTTAGGAATTATGATGGCAGTGGATTTAGGAGGGCCTATTAATAAAGCAGCTTATGTTTTTGGTACTTTAACCTTAGCTCAAATGCAAGGAAAAGGAACAATAGCTATGGCATCAGTTATGATTGCTGGTATGACTCCACCACTAGGTATTTCTGTTTCAATGTTTCTTCACAAAAAACTTTGATCAAAACAAGACATTGAAGCTGGAAAAATTTCCAATATTTTATTTGGACTTTCATTTATTTCAGAAGGAGCTATTCCTTATACTTCAAGAAACACAAAAGTAATGATTCCTTCTAACATAATAGGAAGTGCTGTAGCTTCACTTCTTTCAGCTTCATTGGGTGTAAGTATAGCAGCTCCTCATGGAGGAATATTTGTCTTCTTTTTAGCAAGATCTTCTTTATTTGAAAGCCAAGGATTAAGCATTGCTTTTGGAATTTTATTTTTAATTGGCTCAATTATTATAGGAAGTTTTGTATCAGCTTTTAGTATTTACTTTTTAACCAAGTTTTATCAAAAAAGACAAGCCAAAAAAGAATCTTTAAAGACAAAATAA
- the rpmE gene encoding 50S ribosomal protein L31, with product MQKDIHLKMEPLKITCSTCFTSFDIVSSRKTIAIDICSKCHPFYTGDRTLAKATGQIDKFQKRLQKKQK from the coding sequence ATGCAAAAGGACATTCATTTAAAAATGGAACCACTGAAGATTACATGTTCAACATGTTTTACTTCATTTGACATTGTTTCGTCAAGAAAAACAATAGCTATTGACATTTGTTCAAAATGTCACCCATTCTATACAGGAGATAGAACATTGGCTAAAGCAACTGGTCAAATCGATAAGTTCCAAAAAAGATTGCAAAAAAAGCAAAAATAA
- a CDS encoding Cof-type HAD-IIB family hydrolase yields MKPNIKAYFIDLDGTLVDQGKKISQQNQQAIQSALSQNKAIIISTGRNMNEKNIKLLSNLNVESISFLNGSIILHKGQIIQDLSIDLKHIPFFANYAIKNKLTIALSHKKSAKIFWIHRFSSSKKILKKINKTIENGLKIYKISLFSFDKEKISSSFQELKSLNNMDLSFVTSYGGKIIEITNISADKGQAARKIMSLINASASESMHIGDSLNDAPALKALDHLVAMASGDKNLFKYASWIGPHYKKGGVAKVILENDFYKNDKKI; encoded by the coding sequence ATGAAACCAAATATCAAAGCTTATTTTATTGACCTTGATGGAACTCTTGTTGATCAAGGAAAAAAAATTTCCCAACAAAACCAACAAGCCATTCAAAGTGCCCTTTCTCAAAACAAAGCCATCATTATCTCCACTGGAAGAAATATGAATGAAAAAAATATAAAGCTTTTAAGTAATCTTAATGTGGAGAGCATAAGCTTTTTAAATGGATCAATTATTTTGCACAAAGGCCAAATAATTCAAGATTTAAGTATTGATTTAAAACACATTCCTTTTTTTGCAAACTATGCCATTAAAAATAAATTAACTATTGCCTTAAGCCATAAAAAAAGTGCTAAGATTTTTTGGATTCATAGATTTAGCAGTTCAAAAAAAATATTAAAAAAAATTAATAAAACAATTGAAAACGGCTTAAAAATTTACAAGATTTCTCTTTTTTCCTTTGATAAAGAAAAAATTTCTAGCTCATTTCAAGAGCTTAAGTCACTAAATAACATGGATCTTTCTTTTGTTACTTCTTATGGAGGCAAAATTATTGAAATTACAAACATAAGCGCTGATAAAGGCCAAGCCGCTAGAAAAATTATGTCATTAATTAATGCTAGTGCTTCTGAGTCAATGCACATTGGTGATTCCTTGAATGATGCCCCTGCTCTAAAAGCCCTTGACCATCTAGTTGCTATGGCTTCAGGGGATAAAAATCTTTTTAAATATGCTTCTTGAATAGGCCCTCATTACAAAAAAGGGGGAGTTGCTAAAGTTATTTTGGAAAATGATTTTTATAAAAATGACAAAAAAATATAA
- a CDS encoding potassium channel family protein — translation MIKLRKDICIIGIGRFGSAISKQLLKMRKNIMLIDINPSRLKPFEDEISSLYVADATDINALKNLGIQDVETVIVSANNNIEIVASLLELNVQYIIARASSKNHSRVLKQIGVNVIINPEEEIGTKTALIAGNDKFIRFSEKLQELEDDFVIGSTKLFNTKIEGRTLKSLNLSKKGINVLLIKRGTIVEVPTGNTVLKRNDIITIIGKTHLVTAVFEILNRQRKETTKTSIHTTEQQ, via the coding sequence ATGATTAAGTTAAGAAAAGATATCTGTATTATTGGTATTGGTCGTTTTGGCTCTGCCATATCAAAGCAGCTATTAAAAATGAGAAAAAATATTATGCTAATTGATATCAATCCAAGCAGACTCAAACCTTTTGAAGATGAAATTTCATCTCTTTATGTAGCTGATGCCACTGATATTAATGCTCTTAAAAATTTAGGAATCCAGGATGTTGAAACTGTTATTGTCTCAGCTAATAACAACATCGAAATTGTAGCCTCACTTTTAGAGTTAAATGTTCAATATATTATAGCTAGAGCTTCATCAAAAAACCACTCTAGAGTTTTAAAGCAAATTGGTGTAAATGTTATCATCAATCCCGAAGAGGAAATTGGAACTAAAACTGCTTTAATTGCAGGAAATGATAAGTTCATTCGTTTTAGTGAAAAACTTCAAGAACTTGAAGATGATTTTGTGATTGGTTCAACCAAGCTTTTTAACACTAAAATTGAAGGAAGAACTCTTAAGAGTTTGAACTTGAGTAAAAAGGGAATTAATGTTCTTTTAATCAAAAGAGGAACAATAGTAGAAGTGCCTACTGGTAACACTGTTTTAAAAAGAAATGACATCATAACAATCATCGGAAAAACTCATCTTGTAACAGCTGTTTTTGAAATTCTAAATCGACAAAGAAAAGAAACAACAAAAACTTCAATTCACACAACTGAACAGCAATAA
- a CDS encoding S1 domain-containing protein has product MKVGSIIKGKVEKFNTEKIYLNFKNGYKGVVEKNEISDFNTKNISSFLAVNNVIDVQILEKDIKNKFLKCSFKSLRANFRKKIFSYTLEPTKNGFTNLLNLTNKELKKWEE; this is encoded by the coding sequence ATGAAAGTCGGTTCTATAATAAAAGGTAAAGTTGAAAAATTTAATACTGAAAAAATTTATTTAAATTTTAAAAACGGCTATAAAGGAGTTGTTGAAAAAAACGAAATATCTGATTTCAACACTAAAAATATTAGTAGTTTCCTAGCAGTAAATAATGTAATTGATGTCCAAATTTTGGAAAAGGACATCAAAAATAAATTTTTAAAATGCTCTTTTAAATCTTTAAGAGCAAATTTTAGAAAGAAAATTTTTTCATATACGCTAGAGCCTACTAAAAATGGTTTTACTAATTTATTAAATCTTACAAACAAGGAGTTAAAAAAATGAGAAGAATAA
- a CDS encoding glucose-6-phosphate isomerase, producing the protein MRRIRLNLQNAINEEKLKEYVSEVEQINTKMNNLSLEGFEYLGWKDLPENINKNEIDKIIETANFFKKEGIEVLVVIGIGGSFLGAKSAMDFIQGNYPTKKNMEIIFAGTSISSTELTQLLYYVENKKFAINVISKSGTTLEPAIAFREFRNLLNSRLGENNAKRYIVATTDANKGLLFEMAKEKGYARFVVPDNVGGRFSVLTPVGLLPLACAGIDIEKLLEGAKEANALYKNSNLLENDAYKYAVARFLLQKKFPVEMLVSYEPNHMFLLEWWKQLFGESEGKQGKGILPHSAIFTRDLHSLGQFIQDGSKIMFETVIWVDKPIFDLKIEKEIEDLDKLNYLTNKSLHQINKAAFEATVEAHTKVGLVPNIILELEDSSEKTLGALFMFFERAVAMSGYLLKVNPFNQPGVEVYKSNLFKILEKK; encoded by the coding sequence ATGAGAAGAATAAGATTAAATCTTCAAAATGCTATTAATGAAGAAAAATTAAAGGAATATGTCTCTGAAGTTGAACAAATTAACACAAAAATGAATAATTTGTCTTTAGAAGGCTTTGAATATTTGGGATGAAAAGACCTTCCAGAAAATATTAATAAAAATGAAATAGACAAAATTATTGAAACAGCTAATTTTTTTAAAAAAGAAGGAATTGAAGTTTTAGTTGTTATTGGAATAGGTGGTTCATTTTTAGGAGCTAAAAGTGCAATGGATTTTATTCAAGGTAACTATCCAACTAAAAAAAATATGGAAATTATTTTTGCTGGAACAAGTATTTCTTCAACAGAATTGACCCAGCTTCTTTATTATGTGGAAAACAAAAAATTTGCTATTAATGTAATTTCAAAATCAGGAACAACTCTTGAACCTGCCATTGCTTTTAGAGAATTTAGAAATTTACTTAATTCAAGATTAGGTGAAAATAATGCCAAAAGATACATAGTAGCTACAACTGATGCAAACAAAGGCCTACTTTTTGAAATGGCCAAAGAAAAGGGATATGCTCGCTTTGTGGTTCCTGACAATGTTGGAGGAAGATTTTCTGTTTTAACTCCTGTAGGACTTTTACCACTAGCTTGTGCTGGAATTGACATTGAAAAACTTTTAGAAGGAGCAAAAGAAGCCAACGCATTATACAAAAATTCAAACTTACTTGAAAATGATGCTTATAAATATGCTGTAGCTCGCTTTTTATTGCAAAAAAAATTCCCAGTTGAAATGTTAGTTTCTTACGAGCCAAATCATATGTTTTTATTAGAATGATGAAAACAATTATTTGGAGAATCTGAAGGAAAACAAGGTAAAGGAATTTTACCTCATAGTGCAATTTTTACTCGTGATCTTCATTCATTGGGACAATTTATTCAAGATGGTTCAAAAATAATGTTTGAAACTGTTATTTGAGTTGATAAACCTATTTTTGACTTAAAAATTGAAAAGGAAATTGAAGATTTAGACAAACTTAATTATCTAACAAATAAAAGCCTTCATCAAATCAATAAAGCGGCATTTGAAGCTACAGTTGAAGCTCATACTAAAGTTGGACTTGTACCAAACATTATTTTAGAACTTGAAGATAGTAGTGAAAAAACTCTTGGAGCACTTTTTATGTTTTTTGAAAGGGCAGTTGCTATGAGTGGATATTTATTAAAAGTTAATCCATTTAACCAACCTGGAGTTGAAGTTTATAAATCTAATTTATTCAAAATACTTGAAAAAAAATAA
- a CDS encoding lipoprotein 17-related variable surface protein, translated as MNVGLISYISILVNNNKNNGELEKNEIEKIKALSLNKSEVLIKSKFASEISKDDLLDISKVEITQENKDNFKSKGISASIELLEKNDGSNFDDDQGSLKVNLKLEKGKSVSQKIIKVYGFKTKLDAVSKNDLTLNVIDKEQILVSQIIDENKKIIDNKFSLSSKLLDLDKYTKNFELVTINENQQNVQLKLKLVLKDNPNIYKEFLYSFEDFGSEKLLEKEIEKIQTLNLNKSEVLIKSKFASEISKDDLLDISKVEISQENKDNFKSKGISASIELLEKNDGSNFDDDQGSLKVNLKFEKGKSIRQKTIQIFGFKTKLDVASQNDLTLNVNDKEQILASQIIDENGKIIDSKISLHSSIINLKNYKSVFQKLWVNDVEKQSKIKVTLTHNLNENIKKDFTYVIGDFKEFSIDEDIVISQTFKKVISVTHLEGLLSEIQEKENKIKKLQEYLDVTIPKNLDLKFEDFRGRGDYERDKKARLRYKLSKANIHNGSDENPDSKNGEKSSKLKEIEVTNFITSREHLNLEFQKIQSIKIADGSDLKNKSNKEIPDRSKIENNQISLLTKDNSEFLIPEGYELSLIAGVNKDKSSESGELRVYLQLKNKFSRTQKDKTFTLTGLKSVPSDKKEDQKA; from the coding sequence GTGAATGTAGGTTTAATATCTTATATTTCTATTTTAGTCAATAACAATAAAAATAATGGTGAACTAGAAAAAAACGAAATAGAAAAAATTAAAGCTTTAAGTTTAAATAAAAGTGAAGTTTTAATCAAATCAAAGTTTGCTTCAGAAATATCAAAAGATGATTTGCTAGATATTTCAAAAGTTGAAATAACTCAAGAAAATAAAGACAATTTTAAATCTAAAGGAATAAGTGCTTCAATTGAACTTTTAGAAAAAAATGATGGTTCAAATTTTGATGATGATCAAGGTAGTTTAAAAGTAAATTTAAAACTTGAAAAAGGTAAATCTGTTTCACAAAAAATAATTAAAGTATATGGTTTTAAAACTAAATTAGATGCTGTAAGTAAAAATGATTTAACACTAAATGTAATAGATAAAGAACAAATATTAGTTAGTCAAATAATTGATGAAAATAAAAAGATTATAGATAATAAATTTTCATTATCTTCAAAGCTTCTAGATCTTGATAAATACACAAAAAACTTTGAATTAGTAACCATTAATGAAAATCAGCAAAATGTTCAATTAAAACTTAAATTGGTCTTAAAAGATAACCCAAATATTTATAAAGAATTTCTTTATTCATTTGAAGATTTTGGAAGTGAAAAATTACTAGAAAAAGAAATTGAAAAAATTCAAACTTTAAATTTAAATAAAAGTGAAGTTTTAATCAAATCAAAGTTTGCTTCAGAAATATCAAAAGATGATTTATTGGACATTTCTAAAGTTGAAATATCTCAAGAAAATAAAGACAATTTTAAATCTAAAGGAATAAGTGCTTCAATTGAGCTTTTAGAAAAAAATGATGGTTCAAATTTTGATGATGATCAAGGTAGTTTAAAGGTAAATTTAAAATTCGAAAAAGGTAAATCTATTAGACAAAAAACAATTCAAATATTTGGATTTAAAACTAAATTAGATGTTGCAAGTCAAAATGATTTAACACTAAATGTAAATGACAAAGAACAAATATTAGCTAGTCAAATAATTGATGAAAATGGAAAAATTATAGATTCAAAAATTAGTCTACATTCATCAATAATAAACTTAAAAAATTACAAAAGTGTTTTTCAAAAATTATGAGTAAATGACGTTGAAAAGCAAAGCAAAATTAAAGTAACTTTGACACATAATTTAAATGAAAATATCAAAAAAGATTTTACTTATGTCATTGGAGATTTTAAAGAATTTTCAATAGATGAAGATATTGTAATTTCGCAAACATTTAAAAAAGTTATTAGCGTAACTCACCTTGAAGGTCTATTATCTGAAATTCAAGAAAAAGAAAATAAAATAAAAAAATTGCAAGAATATTTGGATGTTACTATTCCTAAAAATTTAGATTTAAAATTTGAAGATTTTAGAGGAAGAGGTGACTATGAAAGAGATAAAAAAGCTAGGCTACGATACAAACTTTCTAAAGCAAACATACATAATGGAAGTGATGAAAATCCTGATTCAAAAAACGGAGAAAAATCATCAAAATTAAAAGAAATTGAAGTTACTAATTTCATAACATCTCGAGAGCACTTAAACTTAGAATTTCAAAAGATTCAAAGCATAAAAATAGCTGATGGATCTGACTTAAAAAATAAGTCAAATAAAGAAATTCCAGATAGATCAAAAATCGAAAATAATCAAATAAGCCTTCTAACAAAAGATAACTCAGAATTCTTAATTCCTGAAGGTTATGAACTTAGCCTTATTGCAGGAGTTAATAAGGATAAATCTTCTGAATCAGGAGAGTTGAGAGTATATCTTCAACTAAAAAATAAATTTTCAAGAACTCAAAAAGATAAAACATTTACATTAACAGGACTAAAGTCTGTTCCATCAGATAAAAAAGAAGATCAAAAAGCTTAG